The following are encoded together in the Cohaesibacter gelatinilyticus genome:
- a CDS encoding flagellar assembly protein FliX, translating to MRINGPTGPNGVSGNRGAKRSSASGSSFRVPTESSGAGSTAPTSQTSSVQDVSALLALQSVDDALTGRRRKAVRRGNKMLDLLDDLRLGLLGGTLPAHVLHQLEGLSAQIESSGDERIDAVLAEIELRAQVELAKLAHQQ from the coding sequence ATGCGTATTAATGGGCCAACTGGACCAAATGGTGTTTCTGGTAACAGGGGAGCCAAGCGCAGCTCCGCCAGTGGCAGTTCTTTCAGGGTTCCGACTGAGAGTTCAGGCGCAGGGTCGACTGCACCAACCAGTCAGACGAGTTCTGTTCAGGATGTGAGTGCCTTACTGGCATTGCAGTCGGTCGATGACGCTTTGACCGGACGTCGTCGTAAAGCAGTCCGGCGTGGCAACAAGATGCTTGACTTGCTGGATGATCTGCGACTTGGCTTGCTGGGTGGAACTTTGCCAGCGCATGTATTGCATCAATTGGAAGGGCTTTCCGCTCAGATTGAAAGCTCCGGTGATGAACGAATCGACGCTGTGCTGGCCGAAATTGAGTTGCGGGCGCAAGTGGAGCTTGCCAAACTGGCTCATCAACAATAA
- a CDS encoding flagellar basal body P-ring protein FlgI, translating into MFQKFLSLFAATIIATSQIVLTAAPSIAASRIKDIANFEGIRDNQLIGYGLVVGLNGTGDSLNSAPFTKQSLQAMLERMGVNTTGANLNTKNVAAVMVTSNLPAFTVQGSRIDVNISALGDAKSLQGGTLLVTPLMGADGEAYAIAQGPIAIGGFAAEGEAAKIVQGVPTSGRIANGALVERELPFKLASMSSLRLSLRNPDLTTARRMAQSINDLIGEPVAEPLNPTGVRLTLPRNFNGNIVDLLTDIEQLTVEPDLPAKIIIDETTGIIVMGQEVRVSTVAIAQGNLTITVAETPQVSQPNPLANGQTTTVPRTNVDVSTGEDQKLALLEGSVPLRELVGGLNALGVGPRDMISILQAIKAAGALQAEIEVM; encoded by the coding sequence ATGTTCCAAAAGTTCCTATCCTTGTTTGCAGCAACGATCATCGCAACCAGCCAGATCGTTCTGACGGCAGCACCATCCATTGCCGCCTCTCGCATCAAGGATATCGCCAACTTCGAGGGCATTCGTGACAACCAATTGATTGGCTACGGTCTCGTGGTGGGTTTGAACGGCACTGGTGACAGTCTCAACAGCGCCCCTTTCACCAAGCAAAGCTTGCAAGCCATGTTGGAACGCATGGGTGTGAATACCACTGGCGCCAATCTGAATACAAAAAATGTCGCTGCAGTGATGGTGACTTCCAATTTACCGGCTTTTACTGTTCAGGGTTCACGCATTGACGTCAATATCAGTGCTCTTGGCGACGCCAAAAGCCTACAAGGCGGCACCTTGCTTGTAACGCCATTGATGGGCGCAGACGGAGAAGCTTACGCAATTGCCCAAGGCCCTATTGCTATTGGAGGCTTTGCCGCAGAAGGCGAGGCCGCCAAGATCGTCCAGGGCGTACCGACTTCTGGCCGGATTGCCAACGGAGCTCTTGTGGAACGTGAATTGCCGTTCAAGCTGGCGTCCATGTCCAGCCTACGCCTCTCCTTACGTAATCCTGATCTGACAACAGCACGTCGCATGGCACAAAGCATCAACGATCTGATTGGAGAACCTGTAGCCGAACCTTTGAATCCGACGGGCGTCCGGTTGACACTCCCTCGCAATTTCAATGGTAACATAGTTGATCTCCTGACTGACATCGAACAATTGACCGTCGAACCGGACCTCCCAGCCAAAATCATTATTGATGAGACAACCGGAATCATTGTTATGGGACAAGAGGTTCGAGTCAGCACCGTCGCCATTGCACAGGGCAACCTGACAATCACTGTCGCTGAAACCCCACAGGTTTCTCAACCGAACCCTTTGGCGAACGGCCAGACGACAACAGTACCGCGCACCAACGTTGACGTTTCTACCGGCGAAGACCAGAAATTGGCATTACTGGAAGGCAGCGTACCCCTACGCGAACTGGTGGGCGGTCTCAACGCATTGGGTGTTGGGCCACGTGATATGATTTCCATTCTCCAGGCCATCAAAGCCGCAGGCGCGCTGCAAGCAGAAATCGAGGTGATGTAA
- a CDS encoding rod-binding protein — protein MTTLAASPFSLGLGQQSQALTPKEKARQVAEQFEGIFINQMLSGMFEGIGDEDAFNGGFAEETYRGLMTETYADTIAKSGGIGLADNIMRELIGLQEIEK, from the coding sequence ATGACCACTCTAGCAGCCTCCCCTTTTTCTCTAGGCCTCGGCCAACAATCACAAGCGCTCACTCCCAAAGAAAAGGCCCGCCAGGTCGCAGAACAATTCGAAGGCATTTTCATCAATCAGATGCTGTCTGGTATGTTTGAAGGAATTGGTGATGAAGATGCATTTAACGGAGGCTTTGCCGAAGAAACCTATCGAGGCCTGATGACAGAAACCTATGCCGATACCATCGCCAAATCCGGCGGTATAGGCCTTGCCGACAACATCATGCGCGAACTGATTGGCTTGCAAGAAATCGAGAAATAA